A part of Ziziphus jujuba cultivar Dongzao chromosome 8, ASM3175591v1 genomic DNA contains:
- the LOC107414863 gene encoding laccase-15: MKPLLRFQVLGVLVVLGILHCQASVRRHAFVVKEAPYTRLCSTKNILTVNGQFPGPTLYARKGDTIIVDVHNKGNRNITIHWHGVKQPRNPWSDGPEYITQCPIQPGAKFSQKIILSTEEGTLWWHAHSEWDRATVYGALVVYPKKGTHYPFSKPHAEFPLILGEWWKEDIEKLYTESLKFGGDPNISDALTINGQPGDLYPCSKPDTFKLMVEHGKTYLLRLINSGIQDILFFSIANHSLTIVGSDASYTKPFVTNYIAISPGQTIDFLLTADQDPDHHYYMGAKVYAAAPNPFDNTTTTALLHYGNFTPSNCPPFSPYLPPYNDTNSSVSFTGRLRSLADDSHSAVDVPLNITDSLFFTLSINTFPCHQNDSCQGPNGSRLAASVNNVSFVTPTVKNILQAYYYHANGVFGDRFPDFPETVFDFTAADLPLYLETPKSGTEVKVLEYNSTVEIVFQGTNLVAGDYHPMHLHGYSFYVVGWGFGNFDKDKDPLNYNLVDPPLQNTIAVPINGWTTVRFKAGNPGVWFMHCHLDRHMSWGMTMAFIVKNGKSPDDQILPPPPDMPPC; encoded by the exons GTTAAAGAAGCCCCTTACACAAGATTGTGCAGCACGAAGAACATATTGACAGTGAATGGCCAATTTCCTGGACCAACGCTTTACGCTCGAAAAGGAGATACCATCATCGTCGATGTTCACAACAAGGGCAACCGTAACATTACAATCcactg GCATGGAGTGAAACAACCAAGGAATCCATGGTCAGATGGTCCAGAGTATATTACGCAGTGTCCAATTCAACCAGGAGCCAAGTTCAGCCAAAAGATTATATTATCCACGGAAGAAGGCACCCTGTGGTGGCATGCGCACAGTGAGTGGGACAGAGCTACCGTCTATGGAGCTCTTGTCGTATATCCTAAGAAAGGAACCCACTATCCCTTCTCTAAACCCCATGCAGAATTCCCCCTCATATTAG GAGAGTGGTGGAAGGAAGATATAGAGAAGCTTTACACTGAGTCTCTCAAATTCGGAGGAGACCCCAACATTTCAGACGCTTTAACCATCAATGGCCAACCTGGTGATCTCTATCCCTGCTCAAAACCAG ATACATTCAAGCTAATGGTTGAGCACGGCAAGACTTATCTCCTCCGTCTAATAAACTCCGGCATCCAAGATATTCTCTTCTTCTCCATCGCCAACCACAGCCTCACCATTGTGGGATCAGATGCAAGCTACACCAAACCATTCGTCACAAACTACATAGCAATATCCCCCGGTCAAACCATTGACTTCTTGTTGACGGCCGATCAAGATCCCGACCACCACTACTACATGGGTGCCAAAGTCTACGCTGCAGCTCCCAACCCATTCGACAACACAACCACCACTGCTCTTCTCCATTATGGCAACTTCACTCCCTCCAATTGTCCTCCATTTTCCCCCTATCTCCCTCCCTATAACGACACCAATTCGTCGGTGAGCTTCACAGGGAGACTCAGAAGCTTAGCCGATGACAGCCACTCTGCTGTGGATGTCCCATTGAACATAACCGACAGTTTATTTTTCACTCTTTCCATCAACACGTTTCCTTGCCACCAAAACGATTCGTGTCAAGGCCCAAATGGCTCTCGCTTAGCTGCTAGCGTGAACAACGTGAGCTTTGTCACTCCCACGGTGAAAAACATATTGCAAGCTTACTATTACCATGCCAATGGTGTTTTCGGAGACAGGTTTCCCGACTTTCCGGAGACCGTTTTCGATTTCACGGCCGCGGATCTTCCTTTGTACTTGGAGACACCGAAATCTGGGACGGAGGTTAAGGTACTGGAGTATAATTCGACGGTTGAGATCGTGTTCCAAGGGACCAATTTGGTGGCGGGGGACTATCATCCAATGCATCTTCATGGGTACAGTTTCTACGTGGTTGGTTGGGGATTTGGAAATTTCGACAAGGATAAAGACCCTTTGAATTATAACCTTGTCGACCCTCCGCTCCAAAACACTATTGCCGTCCCTATAAATGGCTGGACCACCGTCAGATTCAAGGCTGGCAATCCCG gAGTATGGTTCATGCACTGCCACTTGGACAGGCATATGTCATGGGGTATGACAATGGCGTTCATAGTGAAGAATGGGAAATCCCCAGATGATCAGATTTTACCACCACCTCCGGACATGCCTCCATGTTGA